Proteins from one Syngnathus scovelli strain Florida chromosome 17, RoL_Ssco_1.2, whole genome shotgun sequence genomic window:
- the LOC125984991 gene encoding homeobox protein engrailed-2b has translation MEENARRDPESPEDSGEESDRAILPLILPPGNQQSHRITNFYIDNILRPDFGRKRKNGTPIQESITRRNEMRNDPKIGNLDVQGRAARVEDDSRSSDDSHSDIISRKSELIGSEESENVRGDNDNRCSSPQASSASDGAKQMLWPAWVYCTRYSDRPSSGPRSRKPKRARTPTKEDKRPRTAFTVEQLHRLKTEFQSNRYLTEQRRQDLARELGLNESQIKIWFQNKRAKIKKATGNKNSLALHLMAQGLYNHASSKDAKSDSD, from the exons ATGGAAGAAAATGCTCGTCGAGACCCGGAGAGCCCTGAGGACTCTGGTGAGGAGTCAGATAGAGCTATCCTGCCTCTTATCCTACCACCTGGCAACCAGCAGTCCCACAGGATCACCAACTTTTATATTGATAACATTTTAAGGCCGGATTTTGGTCGGAAGAGGAAAAATGGGACTCCAATTCAGGAGAGTATCACAAGAAGAAATGAGATGAGAAACGACCCCAAAATCGGCAACCTCGATGTACAAGGAAGAGCTGCACGAGTAGAGGACGATTCTCGATCATCCGACGACAGCCATTCGGATATAATTAGTCGGAAGAGTGAGCTGATAGGCAGTGAAGAAAGTGAGAATGTCCGAGGAGACAACGACAACCGCTGTAGCAGCCCCCAAGCCAGCTCAGCATCTGATGGGGCCAAACAGATGCTGTGGCCAGCGTGGGTTTATTGTACCCGCTACTCAGACCGTCCGTCGTCAG GGCCCAGATCCCGTAAGCCAAAGAGGGCTCGGACCCCGACAAAAGAAGACAAGCGACCTCGGACAGCCTTCACCGTAGAGCAGCTCCACCGGCTAAAGACTGAGTTTCAGAGCAACCGGTACCTGACCGAGCAGCGGAGGCAGGACCTGGCCCGGGAACTTGGCCTCAACGAATCTCAGATCAAAATCTGGTTTCAGAACAAAAGggccaaaataaaaaaggccACAGGGAATAAAAATTCGCTGGCGCTGCATCTCATGGCGCAGGGACTGTACAACCACGCCTCGTCCAAGGACGCCAAGTCGGACAGCGACTAA
- the paxip1 gene encoding PAX-interacting protein 1 isoform X2, with translation MDEKVVQLLKDGKGKEVSYNALATHIIAEDGDNPEVGESREVFDLPVVKPSWVILSVRCGDLLPVTGFSPESGQIFFGVTACLPRLPDDLNALWAYITFYGGECQLNLNKKVTHLVVNEPKGAKFECALKHPGIKIVTPDWITDSVKAKNRNDESLYHPRLTYVEPEEADESEPESYDQRSHSDGSYSPRRSRMSSGGSSAESSPRRRPGPKKLNSISPSSPRKTERRSERMFDDSDDDSSTEKEGTNLNWTPAEVVTPTPPFASGTARRRSGPPGNKDPVSSTGSGLINLCATVPPVPGAGPISTEVRTAAAISQNAQQVPDNMPGWSPAARTLRNITNNSDMQPTIRPTNVAHIIQNLTANQGKPIEQQTNQSHAQTPNSNNPLLFNQSKMAGQQLTAQQQQQQQQLMQQSHQAVQQHHQQLPQQAQHPMMQLQQQQQQQQQQQQQQQQQHQMMQLHHQQQQSQVVQQQGFPQLSQQHQFLQQQQQQQQQQQMHQQQMFSQQQQQQHTFSQQQLRPQQLLRPGLQQLQQQQALQQQLQQFQQQQRMQILQQQQQQNQQQLHQQHLQQQQQQHFLQQQQQIQQLQQQQLQNHHQQAIQHQNQQAMQQQQQQLQQQQQQTLQPQPQQPAHISLFGHEPGQEIPQDGFLLGCVFAIADYPEQIADKQLLATWKRVIQFYGGVVDPSLTSQCTHLLCESQVSNMYVQALREGKRCVTAHWLDTVLKRKRMVPPHRTLHLPFAFPPGAKPCSQHIISVTGFVDADRDDLKLMSYLAGARYTGYLCRSNTVLICKEPTGLKYEKAKEWKIPCVNAQWMCDILLGNFEALRQIQHSRYSIYTHPEPLVPNLQLVQNLLAPWRTPVKVSQEALANLLLIQKQKLADSTNQPANKKARLEEIQSPSKKLPPESTPRVVFTGFDPTEVQQYTKRLHALGGEVAEGSLKATHLVASKVMRTIKFLAAMSVVKHIVTPEWLEESWRSQKFVDEQNYILRDTETEVLFGFTLEESLKKAHSAPLFKGKYFYLTPGISPSLSSMKLIVESAGGRVVAKQPSYRKIMEHKQNKNLPEIILISCDNDLHLCREYFVKNIDVHNAEFILTGVLTQKLNYDSYKFT, from the exons ATGGACGAAAAG GTGGTGCAGCTGTTAAAAGACGGAAAAGGCAAAGAGGTCTCCTACAATGCTCTGGCCACTCATATTATTGCAGAGGATGGGGACAACCCAGAGGTGGGGGAATCTCGTGAGGTTTTTGATCTGCCTGTGGTAAAG CCATCCTGGGTGATCCTCTCCGTTCGATGTGGAGACCTTTTACC TGTCACAGGGTTCTCTCCAGAAtcgggtcaaatattttttggagTGACAGCCTGTCTTCCTCGT ctTCCAGACGACCTCAATGCATTGTGGGCATATATAACTTTTTATGGCGGAGAATGTCAGCTTAACCTGAACAAAAAAGTAACTCATTTGGTGGTGAATGAACCAAAGGGG GCCAAGTTTGAGTGTGCCCTTAAACATCCTGGAATTAAGATTGTCACTCCAGACTGGATAACAGATTCAGTAAAAG CTAAGAACCGGAATGATGAATCGCTCTATCACCCTCGACTTACTTATGTGGAGCCAGAGGAAGCGGATGAGAGTGAGCCAGAGTCATATGACCAGCGCTCCCATTCAGATGGAAGCTACAGTCCGCGACGCTCCCGGATGTCCAGTGGTGGCTCATCAGCAGAGTCAAGTCCTCGCAGACGACCTGGCCCCAAAAAACTGAACTCCATCTCCCCGTCGTCCCCACGGAAAACCGAACGCCGCAGCGAGCGCATGTTTGACGACTCTGATGACGACTCGTCCACAGAAAAGGAGGGCACTAACCTCAACTGGACACCAGCTGAGGTTGTGACACCAACCCCTCCATTTGCATCAGGCACGGCCAGGCGGCGAAGTGGGCCACCTGGCAACAAGGATCCCGTATCCTCAACAGGCAGTGGGTTGATCAACCTGTGTGCCACTGTTCCTCCAGTCCCTGGtgccggacccatatcaacagagGTCCGCACTGCTGCTGCCATCAGTCAAAATGCACAACAAG TTCCAGACAACATGCCCGGTTGGAGCCCAGCCGCTAGAACACTTCGCAACATTACCAACAATTCTGACATGCAACCAACTATTCGACCCACCAATGTAGCACAT ATTATCCAGAATCTGACAGCCAATCAGGGAAAGCCAATAGAGCAACAAACCAATCAAAGCCATGCTCAGACTCCAAACAGTAACAACCCCCTTCTGTTCAATCAGTCCAAAATGGCTGGGCAACAACTCACtgcgcagcaacagcagcagcagcagcagttaaTGCAACAGTCACATCAGGCAGTTCAACAACACCATCAACAGTTACCCCAACAAGCGCAACACCCAATGATGCAGctccaacagcagcagcagcaacaacaacagcagcagcagcaacagcagcagcagcatcaaatGATGCAGCTACATCACCAACAGCAacagtcacaagttgtacaacaGCAGGGGTTCCCTCAGTTGTCCCAACAGCATCAGTTcctccagcagcagcaacagcagcagcagcaacaacaaatgCACCAACAGCAGATGTtttcccagcagcagcagcagcaacacaccTTCTCTCAGCAGCAGCTGCGCCCTCAGCAGCTCTTACGCCCTGGTCTACAGCAGCTGCAACAGCAGCAAGCTCTGCAACAACAGCTCCAGCAATTCCAACAGCAGCAACGCATGCAGATCttacaacaacagcaacaacaaaatcaACAACAATTACACCAACAGCATctacagcagcaacagcaacaacacttcttgcaacagcagcagcaaatccagcagctgcagcaacagcagctgcAGAATCATCATCAGCAGGCCATACAGCATCAGAACCAACAGGccatgcagcagcagcaacagcagcttcagcagcagcagcaacaaactCTTCAGCCGCAGCCACAGCAGCCTGCTCATATCTCTCTTTTCGGACATGAGCCAGGACAAGAAA TTCCACAGGACGGCTTTTTGCTGGGATGTGTGTTTGCcattgctgactatccagaacaGATAGCAGACAAACAGCTGCTGGCCACATGGAAACGG GTGATCCAGTTCTATGGTGGTGTTGTTGACCCCTCCCTGACCAGTCAATGTACTCACCTGCTTTGTGAGAGTCAGGTCAGCAACATGTATGTCCAG gccctcagagagggaaaacgCTGTGTGACAGCCCACTGGTTAGACACGGTCCTCAAACGGAAGAGGATGGTGCCTCCTCATCGGACGCTGCACCTGCCATTTGCCTTCCCTCCTGGAGCCAAGCCTTGCTCTCAACAT ATTATATCTGTGACTGGTTTTGTGGATGCTGACAGAGATGACTTGAAGCTGATGTCGTACTTGGCCGGTGCCAGATATACCGGGTACCTGTGTCGGAGCAACACCGTCCTTATCTGCAAAGA ACCCACTGGGCTCAAGTATGAGAAGGCCAAAGAGTGGAAGATTCCATGCGTAAACGCTCAGTGGATGTGCGATATTCTTCTGGGCAACTTTGAAGCATTAAGACAAATTCAGCACAGCAGATACTCAATTTATACGCATCCTGAGCCGCTGGTGCCAAACCTCCAGTTGGTCCAGAACTTGCTTG CTCCTTGGAGAACACCCGTCAAAGTATCTCAAGAAGCTTTAGCA AACCTGCTGCTCATCCAGAAACAGAAGCTGGCTGACTCCACAAACCAGCCAGCCAACAAAAAGGCCAG ACTGGAGGAGATCCAGTCCCCCAGTAAGAAGCTTCCACCAGAGTCCACTCCAAGAGTTGTTTTCACAGGGTTCGACCCCACTGAAGTTCAGCAATACACAAAG aGGCTGCATGCTTTAGGTGGTGAAGTAGCAGAGGGCAGTCTGAAGGCGACTCACCTGGTGGCAAGTAAAGTGATGCGCACCATCAAATTTCTCGCCGCAATGTCTGTGGTGAAACATATCGTCACCCCAGAGTGGCTTGAAGAGAGCTGGAGGAGCCAGAAGTTTGTTG ATGAACAGAACTACATTCTGCGGGATACCGAAACCGAGGTCTTGTTTGGTTTCACTCTGGAAGAATCACTCAAGAAAGCTCACAGTGCACCACTCTTCAAG GGAAAGTATTTTTATCTAACCCCTGGAATCAGCCCCAGCCTCAGCAGCATGAAGTTGATTGTAGAAAGTGCTGGAGGGAGAGTGGTCGCCAAACAACCTTCTTACAGGAAGATTATGGAGCATAAACAGAACAAG aATCTCCCAGAAATCATCTTGATTTCGTGTGACAATGATCTACACTTGTGTAGAGAGTACTTCGTCAAAAACATTG ATGTCCACAACGCTGAGTTCATTCTGACCGGAGTTCTCACCCAGAAACTTAACTATGATT CGTATAAGTTCACTTGA
- the paxip1 gene encoding PAX-interacting protein 1 isoform X1, which produces MSEEESKVVDELFKDVKFYVVGDIDPKVVQLLKDGKGKEVSYNALATHIIAEDGDNPEVGESREVFDLPVVKPSWVILSVRCGDLLPVTGFSPESGQIFFGVTACLPRLPDDLNALWAYITFYGGECQLNLNKKVTHLVVNEPKGAKFECALKHPGIKIVTPDWITDSVKAKNRNDESLYHPRLTYVEPEEADESEPESYDQRSHSDGSYSPRRSRMSSGGSSAESSPRRRPGPKKLNSISPSSPRKTERRSERMFDDSDDDSSTEKEGTNLNWTPAEVVTPTPPFASGTARRRSGPPGNKDPVSSTGSGLINLCATVPPVPGAGPISTEVRTAAAISQNAQQVPDNMPGWSPAARTLRNITNNSDMQPTIRPTNVAHIIQNLTANQGKPIEQQTNQSHAQTPNSNNPLLFNQSKMAGQQLTAQQQQQQQQLMQQSHQAVQQHHQQLPQQAQHPMMQLQQQQQQQQQQQQQQQQQHQMMQLHHQQQQSQVVQQQGFPQLSQQHQFLQQQQQQQQQQQMHQQQMFSQQQQQQHTFSQQQLRPQQLLRPGLQQLQQQQALQQQLQQFQQQQRMQILQQQQQQNQQQLHQQHLQQQQQQHFLQQQQQIQQLQQQQLQNHHQQAIQHQNQQAMQQQQQQLQQQQQQTLQPQPQQPAHISLFGHEPGQEIPQDGFLLGCVFAIADYPEQIADKQLLATWKRVIQFYGGVVDPSLTSQCTHLLCESQVSNMYVQALREGKRCVTAHWLDTVLKRKRMVPPHRTLHLPFAFPPGAKPCSQHIISVTGFVDADRDDLKLMSYLAGARYTGYLCRSNTVLICKEPTGLKYEKAKEWKIPCVNAQWMCDILLGNFEALRQIQHSRYSIYTHPEPLVPNLQLVQNLLAPWRTPVKVSQEALANLLLIQKQKLADSTNQPANKKARLEEIQSPSKKLPPESTPRVVFTGFDPTEVQQYTKRLHALGGEVAEGSLKATHLVASKVMRTIKFLAAMSVVKHIVTPEWLEESWRSQKFVDEQNYILRDTETEVLFGFTLEESLKKAHSAPLFKGKYFYLTPGISPSLSSMKLIVESAGGRVVAKQPSYRKIMEHKQNKNLPEIILISCDNDLHLCREYFVKNIDVHNAEFILTGVLTQKLNYDSYKFT; this is translated from the exons ATGTCTGAAGAGGAAAGTAAGGTTGTTGATGAACTTTTTAAAGATGTCAAATTCTATGTGGTTGGGGACATTGACCCAAAG GTGGTGCAGCTGTTAAAAGACGGAAAAGGCAAAGAGGTCTCCTACAATGCTCTGGCCACTCATATTATTGCAGAGGATGGGGACAACCCAGAGGTGGGGGAATCTCGTGAGGTTTTTGATCTGCCTGTGGTAAAG CCATCCTGGGTGATCCTCTCCGTTCGATGTGGAGACCTTTTACC TGTCACAGGGTTCTCTCCAGAAtcgggtcaaatattttttggagTGACAGCCTGTCTTCCTCGT ctTCCAGACGACCTCAATGCATTGTGGGCATATATAACTTTTTATGGCGGAGAATGTCAGCTTAACCTGAACAAAAAAGTAACTCATTTGGTGGTGAATGAACCAAAGGGG GCCAAGTTTGAGTGTGCCCTTAAACATCCTGGAATTAAGATTGTCACTCCAGACTGGATAACAGATTCAGTAAAAG CTAAGAACCGGAATGATGAATCGCTCTATCACCCTCGACTTACTTATGTGGAGCCAGAGGAAGCGGATGAGAGTGAGCCAGAGTCATATGACCAGCGCTCCCATTCAGATGGAAGCTACAGTCCGCGACGCTCCCGGATGTCCAGTGGTGGCTCATCAGCAGAGTCAAGTCCTCGCAGACGACCTGGCCCCAAAAAACTGAACTCCATCTCCCCGTCGTCCCCACGGAAAACCGAACGCCGCAGCGAGCGCATGTTTGACGACTCTGATGACGACTCGTCCACAGAAAAGGAGGGCACTAACCTCAACTGGACACCAGCTGAGGTTGTGACACCAACCCCTCCATTTGCATCAGGCACGGCCAGGCGGCGAAGTGGGCCACCTGGCAACAAGGATCCCGTATCCTCAACAGGCAGTGGGTTGATCAACCTGTGTGCCACTGTTCCTCCAGTCCCTGGtgccggacccatatcaacagagGTCCGCACTGCTGCTGCCATCAGTCAAAATGCACAACAAG TTCCAGACAACATGCCCGGTTGGAGCCCAGCCGCTAGAACACTTCGCAACATTACCAACAATTCTGACATGCAACCAACTATTCGACCCACCAATGTAGCACAT ATTATCCAGAATCTGACAGCCAATCAGGGAAAGCCAATAGAGCAACAAACCAATCAAAGCCATGCTCAGACTCCAAACAGTAACAACCCCCTTCTGTTCAATCAGTCCAAAATGGCTGGGCAACAACTCACtgcgcagcaacagcagcagcagcagcagttaaTGCAACAGTCACATCAGGCAGTTCAACAACACCATCAACAGTTACCCCAACAAGCGCAACACCCAATGATGCAGctccaacagcagcagcagcaacaacaacagcagcagcagcaacagcagcagcagcatcaaatGATGCAGCTACATCACCAACAGCAacagtcacaagttgtacaacaGCAGGGGTTCCCTCAGTTGTCCCAACAGCATCAGTTcctccagcagcagcaacagcagcagcagcaacaacaaatgCACCAACAGCAGATGTtttcccagcagcagcagcagcaacacaccTTCTCTCAGCAGCAGCTGCGCCCTCAGCAGCTCTTACGCCCTGGTCTACAGCAGCTGCAACAGCAGCAAGCTCTGCAACAACAGCTCCAGCAATTCCAACAGCAGCAACGCATGCAGATCttacaacaacagcaacaacaaaatcaACAACAATTACACCAACAGCATctacagcagcaacagcaacaacacttcttgcaacagcagcagcaaatccagcagctgcagcaacagcagctgcAGAATCATCATCAGCAGGCCATACAGCATCAGAACCAACAGGccatgcagcagcagcaacagcagcttcagcagcagcagcaacaaactCTTCAGCCGCAGCCACAGCAGCCTGCTCATATCTCTCTTTTCGGACATGAGCCAGGACAAGAAA TTCCACAGGACGGCTTTTTGCTGGGATGTGTGTTTGCcattgctgactatccagaacaGATAGCAGACAAACAGCTGCTGGCCACATGGAAACGG GTGATCCAGTTCTATGGTGGTGTTGTTGACCCCTCCCTGACCAGTCAATGTACTCACCTGCTTTGTGAGAGTCAGGTCAGCAACATGTATGTCCAG gccctcagagagggaaaacgCTGTGTGACAGCCCACTGGTTAGACACGGTCCTCAAACGGAAGAGGATGGTGCCTCCTCATCGGACGCTGCACCTGCCATTTGCCTTCCCTCCTGGAGCCAAGCCTTGCTCTCAACAT ATTATATCTGTGACTGGTTTTGTGGATGCTGACAGAGATGACTTGAAGCTGATGTCGTACTTGGCCGGTGCCAGATATACCGGGTACCTGTGTCGGAGCAACACCGTCCTTATCTGCAAAGA ACCCACTGGGCTCAAGTATGAGAAGGCCAAAGAGTGGAAGATTCCATGCGTAAACGCTCAGTGGATGTGCGATATTCTTCTGGGCAACTTTGAAGCATTAAGACAAATTCAGCACAGCAGATACTCAATTTATACGCATCCTGAGCCGCTGGTGCCAAACCTCCAGTTGGTCCAGAACTTGCTTG CTCCTTGGAGAACACCCGTCAAAGTATCTCAAGAAGCTTTAGCA AACCTGCTGCTCATCCAGAAACAGAAGCTGGCTGACTCCACAAACCAGCCAGCCAACAAAAAGGCCAG ACTGGAGGAGATCCAGTCCCCCAGTAAGAAGCTTCCACCAGAGTCCACTCCAAGAGTTGTTTTCACAGGGTTCGACCCCACTGAAGTTCAGCAATACACAAAG aGGCTGCATGCTTTAGGTGGTGAAGTAGCAGAGGGCAGTCTGAAGGCGACTCACCTGGTGGCAAGTAAAGTGATGCGCACCATCAAATTTCTCGCCGCAATGTCTGTGGTGAAACATATCGTCACCCCAGAGTGGCTTGAAGAGAGCTGGAGGAGCCAGAAGTTTGTTG ATGAACAGAACTACATTCTGCGGGATACCGAAACCGAGGTCTTGTTTGGTTTCACTCTGGAAGAATCACTCAAGAAAGCTCACAGTGCACCACTCTTCAAG GGAAAGTATTTTTATCTAACCCCTGGAATCAGCCCCAGCCTCAGCAGCATGAAGTTGATTGTAGAAAGTGCTGGAGGGAGAGTGGTCGCCAAACAACCTTCTTACAGGAAGATTATGGAGCATAAACAGAACAAG aATCTCCCAGAAATCATCTTGATTTCGTGTGACAATGATCTACACTTGTGTAGAGAGTACTTCGTCAAAAACATTG ATGTCCACAACGCTGAGTTCATTCTGACCGGAGTTCTCACCCAGAAACTTAACTATGATT CGTATAAGTTCACTTGA
- the cyp7a1 gene encoding cytochrome P450 7A1, which yields MRMCHHSHADQWHIRTHAHVKLLIDYTFLIYCQTTAGKSFILLEHPIITTVANMIISIALIWAVLVGFCCILWLAVGTRRRQSGEPAVENGLIPYLGCALQFGANPLQFLRSRQKKYGHIFTCKIAGQYIHFLCDPFSYHSVIRQGRHLDWRKFHFATSVKAFGHDSFDPRHGHTTENLHQTFLKTLQGEALPSLIDSMMEHLQDVMLKSNTLSPSMDRWEVDGIFAFCYKVMFESGYLTLFGKDLGGDKCQARQAAQKALVLNTLENFKEFDKIFPALVAGLPIHVFKSAYSARENLAKTMHAENLSKRENVSDLISMRMILNDSLSTFNDVSKARTHVALLWASQANTLPATFWSLFYMIRSPDAMKAAREEVQRVLEASGQTINPCDPTLNLKRDQLDNMPVLDSIIKEAMRLSSASMNVRVAKEDFLLHLDNQEAYHIRKDDVIALYPPMLHYDPEIYEDPYEYKFDRFLDEIGQEKTTFYRNGRKLRYFYMPFGSGVTKCPGRFFAIYEIKQFLTLVLAYFEMELLDPAIKVPPLDQSRAGLGILQPTYDIDFRYKLKSNY from the exons ATGCGAATGTGCCATCACTCTCATGCTGATCAATGGCACATACGCACTCATGCACATGTAAAACTACTGATTGATTACACATTTTTGATCTATTGTCAAACAACTGCGGGAAAGTCTTTTATTTTGTTGGAACATCCCATCATTACTACTGTTGCCAATATGATAATAAGCATCGCTTTGATATGGGCAGTGCTGGTGGGGTTCTGCTGCATCCTTTGGCTGGCTGTGGGGACACGGCGCAG GCAATCTGGAGAGCCCGCAGTTGAAAATGGTTTGATACCATACCTTGGTTGTGCTCTGCAATTTGGGGCCAACCCTCTCCAGTTCCTCCGTAGCCGCCAGAAGAAGTATGGCCACATTTTCACCTGCAAGATTGCGGGCCAGTACATTCATTTCCTGTGTGACCCCTTCTCTTACCACTCAGTCATCAGACAAGGTAGACACTTGGATTGGAGGAAATTCCACTTTGCTACATCAGTAAAG GCATTCGGCCATGATAGTTTTGACCCTCGACATGGCCACACCACGGAAAATCTTCACCAGACTTTTTTGAAGACTTTGCAAGGTGAGGCATTGCCCTCACTAATTGACAGCATGATGGAGCATCTCCAAGATGTAATGTTGAAGTCCAACACGCTCAGTCCCAGCATGGATCGCTGGGAAGTAGAtggcatttttgctttttgctACAAG GTGATGTTTGAGTCTGGCTATCTTACATTGTTCGGTAAAGATCTTGGTGGGGATAAATGCCAAGCCCGGCAGGCAGCTCAGAAAGCCTTGGTGCTGAATACGTTGGAAAATTTCAAGGAGTTTGACAAAATCTTCCCAGCTTTGGTGGCTGGCCTCCCTATTCATGTCTTTAAGAGTGCCTACAGTGCAAGAGAG AATCTAGCAAAAACAATGCATGCTGAAAACTTATCCAAGAGGGAGAATGTTTCGGATCTAATCTCAATGAGGATGATCCTTAATGATTCCTTATCTACCTTCAATGATGTAAGCAAGGCCAGAACTCATGTTGCGCTGCTGTGGGCTTCACAGGCTAATACATTGCCTGCAACCTTTTGGAGTCTTTTTTACATGATAAg AAGTCCAGATGCAATGAAAGCAGCTCGTGAGGAGGTGCAAAGAGTACTGGAGGCATCGGGTCAGACCATTAACCCGTGTGATCCCACATTGAACCTGAAAAGGGACCAACTGGACAATATGCCTGTTTTGG ACAGTATCATAAAGGAAGCCATGCGTCTATCCAGTGCTTCCATGAACGTGCGAGTTGccaaagaggactttttacttcaCCTTGACAACCAGGAAGCATATCATATACGCAAAGATGATGTCATAGCCCTTTATCCTCCTATGCTGCACTACGATCCAGAAATCTATGAAGATCCCTAT GAATATAAATTTGACCGATTTCTGGATGAAATTGGTCAGGAGAAAACGACTTTCTATCGCAATGGCAGGAAATTACGCTACTTCTACATGCCCTTTGGATCTGGAGTCACCAAATGCCCTGGCAGATTTTTTGCCATATATGAAATTAAGCAGTTCTTGACTTTAGTTCTGGCTTACTTCGAAATGGAACTTCTGGACCCTGCCATCAAAGTCCCACCTCTTGACCAGTCACGTGCTGGATTAGGAATCCTTCAACCAACATATGACATAGATTTTAGATACAAATTGAAATCTAACTATTAA
- the c17h5orf22 gene encoding UPF0489 protein C5orf22 homolog, which translates to MSFVQPARFYKHLPVWIVEDHHDVVCHIYRAIATRHLPMKNIKLIHLDSHPDLLIPVNLCADTVFEKDKLFSELSIENWIMPMVYAGHISCVAWLHPYWSQQIMEGEHKMTVGKDSSTTTIRVTSKDHYFLSDGLYVPEEQLENPKPFKLNVIKVNPVNHQQPFAEMKTEEDSETPLAKKPRRECPQVGDTSCSQLLPRTDVPQLEDARQEQSCSVKRDCNDGNEEGSTSYVVERISSVLNQTEPYILDIDLDFFSCKNPFKELYTAEEYTILQELYSFRGPAPTANEEELNECVDHRIQQLEDLEAAFADLIEDDREEVVSRWVGKLGKACFVRLVSSLKSRNPHPDYELVHQAGLTCDSIELPHHISSDEEIDRLVSAVQRFLKHLPLPTLVTMSRSSLDEYCPVEQVDLVQCRILTVLEKQYGPLDIQKDYENTKTEVQDHQAQTP; encoded by the exons ATGAGTTTTGTTCAACCAGCGCGGTTTTATAAACATCTGCCAGTATGGATCGTAGAGGACCACCACGAT GTGGTGTGCCATATATATCGTGCCATTGCAACAAGACATCTCCCCATGAAGAACATTAAGCTTATTCATTTAGACTCCCATCCAGATCTACTAATTCCTGTCAACTTGTGTGCTGATACAGTCTTTGAAAAGGATAAATTGTTTAG tgagtTGAGTATAGAAAACTGGATCATGCCCATGGTTTATGCTGGCCACATCTCTTGTGTGGCATGGCTACACCCATACTGGTCACAGCAAATCATGGAAGGGGAACACAAAATGACTGTTGGCAAAGATTCATCCACAACTACCATCAG GGTGACGAGTAAAGATCATTACTTCCTCAGCGATGGCTTGTATGTTCCAGAGGAACAACTTGAAAACCCCAAACCCTTCAAATTAAATGTGATCAAAGTCAATCCCGTTAATCATCAGCAACCTTTTGCAG AAATGAAAACAGAGGAAGATTCTGAGACACCGCTTGCCAAGAAACCTAGAAGAGAATGTCCACAAGTTGGGGACACCAGTTGCTCTCAACTCCTTCCAAGAACTGATGTACCACAGCTTGAAGATGCCAGGCAAGAACAAAGCTGCAGTGTAAAAAGAGATTGCAACGATGGAAATGAAGAAGGATCCACAAGTTATGTTGTTGAGAGGATATCATCTGTCCTGAATCAAACAGAGCCATACATTCTGGATATTGACTTAGATTTCTTCTCCTGTAAGAATCCATTCAAGGAACTATATACAGCG GAGGAATATACCATCCTTCAGGAACTCTACAGCTTCAGAGGACCTGCTCCGACAGCTAATGAG GAGGAGCTCAATGAATGTGTCGATCATCGTATTCAACAGTTGGAAGACTTAGAAGCAGCATTTGCTGATCTGATAGAAGACGATCGAGAAGAGGTTGTTTCACGTTGGGTTGGCAAACTTGG AAAGGCGTGTTTTGTCCGCCTGGTTTCCAGTTTGAAGTCACGAAATCCTCACCCAGATTATGAATTG GTACATCAGGCAGGTTTAACCTGTGACTCCATCGAGTTGCCCCATCATATTAGCTCTGATGAAGAGATCGACAGACTTGTATCAGCTGTACAACGGTTTCTGAAGCACCTACCTTTACCTACTCTGGTGACAATGTCCAG aTCCAGTCTCGATGAATACTGCCCTGTAGAACAAGTGGATTTAGTCCAATGCAGAATACTGACTGTACTAGAAAAGCAGTATGGACCATTGGACATACAAAAGGACTATGAAAATACTAAGACGGAGGTTCAGGATCATCAAGCTCAGACCCCATAA